The Brachyhypopomus gauderio isolate BG-103 chromosome 2, BGAUD_0.2, whole genome shotgun sequence genome contains a region encoding:
- the LOC143508887 gene encoding extracellular calcium-sensing receptor-like, whose protein sequence is MEPILAVLPLVMTIIRFSKSNATDCALQGESTYPQLSKDGDIIVGGIFPFHSKWENTNLSYSVKPSPIQCKSLNFRAFQYSQSLIFAIEEINNSSSLLPGVSLGYKIYDTCGTTALGVRMAMALMNGNENSALEEPCAKPAQVQAIIGESYSSVSMAVTTTIGPFSIPLISHYATCECLSDKRKYPSFLRTIPSDYHQSRALAEMVRHFGWTWVGALRTDDDYGNSGMAAFTEVAQQLGICLEYSLPFFKTYSRENVLRIIEQIKSSTSRVIVGFLDNFDLQILISVFLEHNITGLQWVGTEAWIFDTQLATMDNHKILQGAIGLAIPKTKVTGLKDFILNINSLKTAGEAIFTQFWEALFNCGYTKQNYSDDLPVCTGEEKLSDIENTFTDMNLMPIFNNVYKGVYAIAHTLHDLLGCKDTCPTKKQPDPLTFLEHIKKVHFRTKMGEDIYFDENGDPAARYEIINWQTRKEEHVFVTVGLYDSTFSARNRLAVNLASVLWAQNTNQVPVSVCSESCPPGTRKAVQKGKPVCCFDCIPCAEGEISNLTDSIKCEQCYQDYWSNPQRDKCVRKQTEYLSCEETMGSLLTALSVLGAIMTVIIGVIFFRYKYTPIVRANNSELSFLLLISLTLCFLCSLTFIGRPSEWSCMLRHTAFGITFVLCISCVLGKTIVVLMAFRATLPGSNVMKWFGPPQQRLSVLAFTLIQVLICMLWLIISPPFPFKNLNLYKEKVILECGLGSALGFWAVLGYIGLLAFLCFILAFLARKLPDNFNEAKFITFSMLIFCAVWITFIPAYVSSPGKFTVAVEIFAILASSFGLLFCIFIPKCYIIILKPEKNTKKQLLGKIQTK, encoded by the exons ATGGAACCTATTCTTGCTGTCTTACCTCTGGTAATGACCATCATCAGATTCTCCAAGTCTAATGCAACAGATTGTGCCTTGCAAGGAGAATCTACATACCCACAACTATCAAAGGATGGTGATATCATTGTTGGAGGGATTTTCCCCTTCCACAGTAAATGGGAGAACACAAACTTGTCCTATTCAGTTAAACCATCTCCAATACAATGCAAGAG CCTTAATTTCAGAGCCTTCCAGTATTCACAGTCATTGATTTTTGCAATAGAGGAAATCAACAACAGTTCCTCTTTACTTCCTGGTGTCTCTCTGGGCTACAAGATCTATGACACCTGTGGTACCACAGCATTGGGGGTCAGAATGGCCATGGCACTTATGAATGGAAACGAAAACTCAGCCTTGGAGGAGCCCTGTGCAAAACCTGCACAAGTACAAGCCATAATAGGAGAGTCATACTCATCAGTGTCTATGGCTGTTACGACGACAATTGGACCTTTCAGCATTCCATTA ATCAGTCATTATGCAACCTGTGAATGTCTCAGTGACAAAAGGAAATATCCCTCATTTCTGCGCACTATTCCCAGTGATTATCACCAGAGCAGAGCACTGGCAGAAATGGTCAGGCACTTTGGCTGGACCTGGGTGGGAGCATTAAGAACTGATGATGACTATGGAAACAGTGGAATGGCTGCATTTACGGAAGTCGCACAACAGTTGGGCATATGTTTAGAATATTCCCTTCCATTTTTTAAAACATACTCTCGGGaaaatgttttgagaatcaTTGAGCAGATCAAAAGCTCCACTTCTCGAGTAATAGTGGGATTTCTTGACAACTTTGATTTACAGATTTTGATAAGCGTATTTCTTGAGCACAATATAACTGGATTGCAGTGGGTGGGAACAGAGGCCTGGATATTTGATACACAACTAGCCACAATGGATAATCACAAGATACTACAAGGAGCCATAGGACTGGCTATCCCTAAAACAAAGGTGACAGGTCTGAAGGACTTCATTCTGAATATAAATTCACTGAAAACTGCGGGTGAGGCCATTTTTACTCAATTCTGGGAAGCTTTGTTTAATTGTGGATATACAAAGCAGAATTATTCAGATGATTTACCAGTGTGCACTGGAGAGGAGAAACTTTCTGATATTGAAAACACCTTCACTGACATGAACCTAATGCCAATTTTTAATAATGTGTATAAAGGAGTTTATGCTATTGCCCACACCCTGCACGACCTTCTGGGCTGTAAAGACACATGTCCAACAAAGAAGCAGCCTGATCCTCTAACA TTTCTAGAACACATCAAAAAGGTGCATTTCAGAACCAAAATGGGTGAAGACATTTATTTTGATGAAAATGGTGACCCTGCAGCAAGATATGAGATAATAAATTGGCAAACGAGAAAAGAAGAACATGTATTTGTCACTGTTGGACTTTATGACTCCACTTTCTCTGCTCGTAATCGATTAGCTGTAAATTTGGCCTCTGTTCTATGGGCACAAAATACCAATCAG GTGccagtgtctgtgtgcagtgagagCTGCCCTCCAGGAACCAGGAAGGCTGTGCAGAAAGGAAAGCCTGTGTGCTGCTTTGACTGTATACCATGTGCTGAAGGAGAGATCAGTAATTTAACAG ATTCTATCAAATGTGAACAATGCTATCAAGACTACTGGTCAAACCCACAAAGGGATAAATGTGTAAGAAAACAAACTGAATATCTGTCCTGTGAGGAAACAATGGGATCTTTGCTAACAGCTTTATCTGTTCTAGGTGCAATAATGACAGTGATAATAGGAGTCATATTCTTTAGGTACAAATATACTCCCATCGTCAGAGCCAACAATTCAGAGCTGAGCTTCCTGCTGCTCatctctctgactctgtgttTCCTCTGTTCACTTACTTTCATTGGTCGGCCCTCTGAGTGGTCCTGTATGCTGCGCCACACAGCGTTTGGGATCACCTTCGTCCTCTGCATCTCCTGTGTTCTGGGGAAAACAATAGTGGTGTTAATGGCATTCAGGGCTACACTTCCAGGCAGCAATGTTATGAAATGGTTTGGGCCCCCACAGCAGAGACTCAGTGTTCTTGCTTTCACTCTCATACAGGTTCTTATATGTATGCTTTGGCTGATAATTTCCCCTCCATTTCCCTTTAAAAATCTGAACCTCTACAAAGAAAAGGTTATTCTAGAATGTGGTTTAGGTTCTGCTTTAGGTTTCTGGGCTGTTTTGGGTTATATAGGACTCCTggcttttttgtgttttattttagcATTTCTAGCACGGAAACTGCCTGATAACTTTAATGAAGCCAAattcatcacattcagcatGCTCATATTCTGTGCAGTTTGGATCACCTTTATTCCAGCTTATGTCAGCTCTCCTGGAAAATTCACAGTAGCTGTGGAGATTTTTGCCATTTTGGCCTCCAGCTTTGGTTTGTTATTTTGTATATTC